A window of the Helianthus annuus cultivar XRQ/B chromosome 4, HanXRQr2.0-SUNRISE, whole genome shotgun sequence genome harbors these coding sequences:
- the LOC110935459 gene encoding 2Fe-2S ferredoxin isoform X2, with the protein MLASKSLQLGAQAIKGLSRVSHFSKFVAPATITPRKPCVQDGELYSTTATSSADGGNEEKEKISVTFVDKDGEETQIKVPIGMSMLEAAHQNDIELEGACEGSLACSTCHVIVMDVEHYNKLEEPTDEENDMLDLAFGLTETSRLGCQVIAKPELDGLRLALPAATRNFAVDGFKPKPH; encoded by the exons ATGCTTGCTTCTAAATCTTTGCAACTTGGAGCTCAGGCTATCAAAGGGCTATCCAGAG TTTCGCACTTTTCAAAGTTCGTAGCCCCTGCAACGATTACACCAAGGAAACCGTGTGTTCAG GATGGTGAGTTATACTCTACGACAGCTACTAGCAGTGCAGATGGCGGGAATGAAGAAAAGGAAAA GATCTCTGTGACATTTGTGGACAAAGATGGAGAGGAGACCCAGATCAAGGTCCCTATTGGAATGTCAATGTTAGAAGCAGCCCATCAAAACGACATAGAGCTTGAGG GAGCATGTGAAGGATCACTTGCGTGTTCCACGTGTCATGTGATCGTGATG GATGTGGAGCACTACAATAAACTTGAGGAACCAACAGATGAGGAAAATGACATGCTTGATCTTGCTTTTGGGCTAACAGAAAC GTCACGTTTGGGCTGTCAAGTAATTGCAAAACCTGAACTTGATGGACTGCGGTTAGCCCTCCCTGCCGCCACTAGAAACTTTGCTGTTGATGGTTTCAAACCAAAACCACACTAG
- the LOC110935459 gene encoding 2Fe-2S ferredoxin isoform X1 yields MPLRTKVCLVCESIMLASKSLQLGAQAIKGLSRVSHFSKFVAPATITPRKPCVQDGELYSTTATSSADGGNEEKEKISVTFVDKDGEETQIKVPIGMSMLEAAHQNDIELEGACEGSLACSTCHVIVMDVEHYNKLEEPTDEENDMLDLAFGLTETSRLGCQVIAKPELDGLRLALPAATRNFAVDGFKPKPH; encoded by the exons ATGCCTCTGAGAACAAAG GTTTGCTTGGTCTGTGAAAGTATCATGCTTGCTTCTAAATCTTTGCAACTTGGAGCTCAGGCTATCAAAGGGCTATCCAGAG TTTCGCACTTTTCAAAGTTCGTAGCCCCTGCAACGATTACACCAAGGAAACCGTGTGTTCAG GATGGTGAGTTATACTCTACGACAGCTACTAGCAGTGCAGATGGCGGGAATGAAGAAAAGGAAAA GATCTCTGTGACATTTGTGGACAAAGATGGAGAGGAGACCCAGATCAAGGTCCCTATTGGAATGTCAATGTTAGAAGCAGCCCATCAAAACGACATAGAGCTTGAGG GAGCATGTGAAGGATCACTTGCGTGTTCCACGTGTCATGTGATCGTGATG GATGTGGAGCACTACAATAAACTTGAGGAACCAACAGATGAGGAAAATGACATGCTTGATCTTGCTTTTGGGCTAACAGAAAC GTCACGTTTGGGCTGTCAAGTAATTGCAAAACCTGAACTTGATGGACTGCGGTTAGCCCTCCCTGCCGCCACTAGAAACTTTGCTGTTGATGGTTTCAAACCAAAACCACACTAG
- the LOC110935458 gene encoding glutathione S-transferase T3-like encodes MNPFNRGFIPPRSSGNPTRPVAPVPTRPNPFGSGFLDYNQQSPGFMNLLNQPLSWDPNLYGWNPSQNMDGMGSSQAFGSAQAFGSPLREPDVVPETQPEVPDTQPETQKGKGKAKRAHKKKVETNTRTKKNVQTWEPEEEYALTRAFIDVSEDPVIANNQSKTVFWNRVREIFFELMGRGEYRLPDSISGKWTDINKRCTNFQTVYQRLYSGWKSGSSDEDITQEALVEYTEANGHFPYMKCWQILRHSPKWAVVTTPSGRSGNTRPSKRSKTNESGEPETPTSDARNIGLDEDIPDDEPVEELPRPPGRKSRPKKPESSSMSMGTDMSHAFSEINKRLQDIHELGNKRLEENEKVTEIMRDRQWANDFDFYSKPHDHLTGKALKMALAQKERIEKKYNL; translated from the exons ATGAATCCATTCAACCGGGGCTTCATTCCTCCGCGATCTAGTGGCAATCCTACTCGTCCCGTGGCACCGGTTCCCACTAGACCCAATCCTTTCGGCTCCGGTTTTCTCGACTACAATCAACAAAGTCCCGGGTTCATGAATCTTTTGAACCAACCGCTATCATGGGACCCTAATCTCTACGGGTGGAACCCAAGTCAAAACATGGATGGGATGGGGTCGTCTCAAGCGTTTGGGTCGGCTCAAGCGTTCGGCTCCCCACTACGCGAACCCGATGTTGttccggagacgcaacccgaggTACCGGATACGCAACCGGAGAcgcaaaaaggaaaaggaaaagcaaAACGGGCACATAAAAAGAAAGTTGAAACCAACACCCGAACGAAAAAAAATGTGCAAACGTGGGAGCCCGAAGAGGAGTATGCGTTAACCCGCGCTTTCATCGATGTTTCGGAGGACCCGGTCATag caaacaatcaaagtaaaaCCGTATTTTGGAACCGAGTACGAGAAATCTTTTTCGAGCTCATGGGTAGGGGAGAATACCGCCTACCGGACTCTATATCGGGGAAGTGGACCGATATAAACAAGAGgtgcacaaactttcaaaccgtgTACCAACGCTTGTATTCCGGATGGAAAAGTGGAAGTAGCGATGAAGACATTACGCAAGAGGCATTGGTCGAGTATACGGAGGCTAATGGCCATTTCCCGTACATGAAGTGTTGGCAAATCCTTCGCCATAGCCCCAAATGGGCCGTCGTAACTACTCCTAGTGGTCGTTCGGGAAATACACGGCCATCAAAGAGGTCCAAAACAAACGAGTCCGGTGAACCCGAAACGCCAACCTCCGACGCTCGAAACATCGGCTTGGACGAGGATATTCCGGATGACGAGCCGGTGGAGGAGCTACCAAGACCGCCCGGAAGAAAAAGCCGGCCGAAAAAACCCGAGTCCTCGTCGATGTCTATGGGAACGGATATGAGTCACGCATTTTCGGAGATAAACAAGCGGCTTCAAGACATACACGAACTCGGTAACAAACGTTTGGAGGAGAACGAAAAAGTTACGGAGATTATGCGGGATCGACAATGGGCTAACGACTTTGACTTCTACTCCAAACCGCATGACCACTTAACGGGAAAAGCTTTGAAAATGGCGTTGGCTCAAAAGGAGcggattgaaaaaaaatataatctttga
- the LOC110935456 gene encoding 25.3 kDa vesicle transport protein, whose protein sequence is MVKLTMIARVTDGLPLAEGLDDGRDVQDAEFYKQQVKALFKNLSRGHNDASRMSVETGPYVFHYIIEGRVCYLTMCDRAYPKKLAFQYLEDLKNEFERGYGNQIETAARPYAFIKFDTFIQRTKKLYQDTRTQRNITKLNDELYEVHQIMTRNVQEVLGVGEKLDQVSQMSSRLTSESRVYADKARDLNRQAFIKKWAPVAIVLGVVILLFWARKKIY, encoded by the exons ATGGTGAAGCTGACGATGATTGCACGTGTCACTGATGGTCTTCCGTTAGCTGAGGGACTTGATGATGGCCGTGATGTGCAGGATGCAGAGTTCTACAAACAGCAAGTTAAAGCTTTGTTTAAGAATCTTTCAAGGGGGCACAATGATGCCTCAAGGATGTCTGTTGAAACCGGACCTTATGTTTTTCA CTATATCATTGAAGGACGGGTTTGTTATTTAACAATGTGTGATCGTGCTTATCCAAAGAAACTTGCGTTCCAATATCTTGAAGATCTTAAGAACGAATTTGAGCGTGGTTATGGAAATCAAATTGAAACTGCAGCAAGACCGTATGCTTTCATAAAATTCG ATACATTTATACAGAGGACTAAGAAACTGTACCAGGACACAAGAACTCAGAGGAACATTACTAAGTTGAATGATGAACTTTATGAAGTTCACCAAATAATGACTCGTAATGTACAAGAAGTTCTTGGTGTTGGTGAAAAATTGGACC AGGTCAGTCAAATGTCAAGCCGCTTAACATCAGAATCTCGCGTATATGCTGATAAAGCAAGAGATCTAAACCGCCAg GCTTTTATCAAGAAATGGGCTCCTGTTGCAATTGTTCTTGGGGTTGTTATTCTACTGTTTTGGGCCAGAAAGAAGATATACTGA